CGATGCTGGCTATCTGCTCGGCACTTTTGCCGGCTCCGAAGACAACCTCGGGCAGGCCGCGGCGCAACTGGCGATGGAGATCGATTTTGGCGAACTCCAGGTCGGCGAACGGCAGGTGGCGCAGGTCGGTCAGCGCGCGCTCCACGCTGAGGGTGCCGTCGGCGATTTGCTCGAGCAGTTGGCGGATCGTGCTTTCGGTCATCAGCTGTGTCTAGGGGCAGCCTGACGTAGCGGACGGTCAGCGATCAGCAGCAGATCGTGGACCGCACGCGCGTCGGCCCGCAAGACCTTGAGGGTAACTTCAGCCACTTTCAGTTGCTCGCCGGCTTTGGGAATATGACCTAAGCGCTCCAACACTAGACCCCCAATGCTAGCATAGCCTTCGCCTTCGGGCAGACGCAGGCCAAACCGTTCATTAAGTAGACTCAGGGGCGTTCGTGCGGCGACCGCCAGAGTCTGCGCTCCCAGCGGGCGAACCAGTTCCTCGCGTACGTCGAATTCGTCTTCAATCTCGCCCACGACCTCTTCGAGCAAATCTTCCACCGTGATGATTCCGGCGGCGTCGCCGTACTCGTCCACCACCACCGCCATGTTTTCGCGGGTCCGTTGCAGCGCCAGCAGAATTTCGTCCAGCCCAGTGGATTGGGCGAAATAGCTGACCGGACGCATGATCTCGCGCACCGGGCGAGCCAAGTCGGGCGCTTCCAGCAAATCGAACACATGGACCACGCCGATCAGGTTGCTGGGTCGGTCGGCGTAGACAGGCAGACGGCTGAAGCCCTCGCGCCGTACCACCTCGGCGGCGCTGGCGAGCGTAAAATTTAGCGGCACCGCCTCCACTCGCGACAGCGGTACCATCGCCCGGCGCGCTTCGGCGCGCGTGAAGCGAAAGATCCTGCCGATCATCAGGCTCTCGTCGGGCTGGATCAGGTCGGCTTGCACCCGCGAGCCGCCCGCCGTCCGTCGCTGCAGCAGCCGAACCAGGTCCTCGCGCCCGATATAGGCGCCGCTATCCTGACCACCAATCCCGACCCATCGGCGCAAGCCGTGACTGAGCGCAGTCACCGGGTAGAGTAGCGGAGTCAAAGCTAGGCTCCACAGGCGCAACACAGGCGCGGCCACTCGCGCTAATCGCAGCGGATGGCGTAAGGCCAACATCTTGGGTGCGGTTTCGCCCAACAGCAGAGTCAGCGGGGCCAGGATAAAGCCGCTGATAAGTTCGTGATGAGGCCAGTTGTGGTGCAGATAGACAGTTAGTAGGGCGGCGGCGCTGATCGTGGCCAAGTTGGTTGCGGTCAAAATCGCGGCCAGCAGCCGGTCGCGCCGCTGCAACAGGCCGCTGAGCCGACGTGCACTGCGGTCGCCGGCTTCGGCGGCGGCGCGCAACTTGAAATCGTCGACCGAAATCACCGCGATCTCGCACGCCGAAAAGAAGCCCTGTCCGGCTAGGCATAGGGTAATTCCGATGATGGCTTCGGCCAGCTTCATGGGACCAACCGGCGCAACGTTACCCGCTCCAGACTGGCGCCGCGCACTTTATCCACAGTTACTTCGAAACCAAGCAGCACAAAGCGCTCACCGGAGCGCGGCACTCGTCCCAGGCGGCGCAGAAGCAGGCGCGACAGGGTGGGCTCGTGCTCGCCTGCGGGAAGGTCGATGGCACCCACAGCCTGGGCCAGGCGGTTCAACTCCACCGATCCGGCCACCGACCATCGGCCTTCGTCCAGAGGGGTAATTTCGGGCCCGTCGAGGTCAAACTCATCGCGGATTTCTCCGAACAACTCCTCCAGCAGGTCTTCCAGGCTGACCAAACCCAAAAGCCTGCCATATTCATTGACGACCAGTGCCAGCTGCACGTGGTCATGGCGCATCTCCTCCAGCATCGGACCCAACGCTTTACTCGGCGGTACGTAATAGGGAGCCCGCAGCAATCGCTCCAGTCGCGGCGGTGTGCTTTCCAGACGCCAAGCAACCAAATCCTTGGCATGCAGCACGCCTACGATTCGATCCAGGTCGCCGTGATAGATCGGCACACGCGAATAATGGCCGTGGGCGACTTCGCTGGCCAGGCGCTGAGGTGAGATATCGATCGGCAAGGCAAAGATGTGCTCGCGTGGGGTCATGATCTCCTGCGCGCGCCGGCCTCCGAAATCGAACACCCGATCAATTAGCTCACGCTCGGCCGCTTCCACCTGGCCCTGGGTCTCGCCTGCGCGCAGCAAGGCGCGGAACTCGGTCTCGGAGACCGATGGCGGTCCCGGCGGCGGGGAAACCTTAAGTCGGCCCGTGATCGGATGAAGCAAACGTGTGAGCATTGCCAATGGCTGCGCGGTCAGGTCTAGGACGGCGGCGGGAAAAGCCAATGCGAGAGTCTTGGGGGTGACGTCGCTGATCAGGACAATCGCCACCAAGTTGATCGGGACGGCTAGATAAGCTCCTCGATGGCCCAGTAACCCGATCAGCAGGGAAGTAGCCAGGCATTCTGCGAAAACATTGGCCACTTCGGTCAGGCCGATCAGCGTGACCAGGGTCTCCAAGGGACGGGCCAGCAATCGCTCTACCGCCAGTCCTACCCGGGGCCTGAGCTGCGCTCTCAGCCGCTCAATTCTGAGCAGGGAAAAGACCGCTGTTTCCGAGGCGGAGACAAAGGCGGCCAAAGCCAATAGCAAGGCTATCAATGTGGGCAGCAACCACATCGATGTCAGGCGACTGGTTCGTGAGCGCGCAATTGATCCCATCCCCTGAGCACGCTGGTGGCTACGGGCTGATCGTGGGCGTCGCGCAAACGCAAACCGGCGCGACGCGGCAGAATCTCGCCGATGCGCGTTACCTGAACGCCCAAGCGGCGACTCAACTCGGCTTCTGAGTGATGAGTGGCCATGCAAAACAGCAATTCGTAATCTTCTCCCCCACTCAGAGCATGGTCCAGGCACTCGCCCGCTACCGCGCGATACGCTGCCGAGCGTGGAATGCGGTCGGTTTGCACCAGTGCGCCGCAGCCGCTTTGCCTGAGAATATGCCCGAGGTCCTGAAGTAAACCGTCGCTGATGTCGATCGCGGCTGGAGCGGGAGTAAGACGCGCCAGGCGCAGCCCGGCCGCCAGGCG
The sequence above is a segment of the Candidatus Binataceae bacterium genome. Coding sequences within it:
- a CDS encoding hemolysin family protein encodes the protein MKLAEAIIGITLCLAGQGFFSACEIAVISVDDFKLRAAAEAGDRSARRLSGLLQRRDRLLAAILTATNLATISAAALLTVYLHHNWPHHELISGFILAPLTLLLGETAPKMLALRHPLRLARVAAPVLRLWSLALTPLLYPVTALSHGLRRWVGIGGQDSGAYIGREDLVRLLQRRTAGGSRVQADLIQPDESLMIGRIFRFTRAEARRAMVPLSRVEAVPLNFTLASAAEVVRREGFSRLPVYADRPSNLIGVVHVFDLLEAPDLARPVREIMRPVSYFAQSTGLDEILLALQRTRENMAVVVDEYGDAAGIITVEDLLEEVVGEIEDEFDVREELVRPLGAQTLAVAARTPLSLLNERFGLRLPEGEGYASIGGLVLERLGHIPKAGEQLKVAEVTLKVLRADARAVHDLLLIADRPLRQAAPRHS
- a CDS encoding hemolysin family protein; translation: MWLLPTLIALLLALAAFVSASETAVFSLLRIERLRAQLRPRVGLAVERLLARPLETLVTLIGLTEVANVFAECLATSLLIGLLGHRGAYLAVPINLVAIVLISDVTPKTLALAFPAAVLDLTAQPLAMLTRLLHPITGRLKVSPPPGPPSVSETEFRALLRAGETQGQVEAAERELIDRVFDFGGRRAQEIMTPREHIFALPIDISPQRLASEVAHGHYSRVPIYHGDLDRIVGVLHAKDLVAWRLESTPPRLERLLRAPYYVPPSKALGPMLEEMRHDHVQLALVVNEYGRLLGLVSLEDLLEELFGEIRDEFDLDGPEITPLDEGRWSVAGSVELNRLAQAVGAIDLPAGEHEPTLSRLLLRRLGRVPRSGERFVLLGFEVTVDKVRGASLERVTLRRLVP
- the thiL gene encoding thiamine-phosphate kinase yields the protein GVRPDLKPALLEAIYAGLRRAARMAEVDLIGGNVTRAAQLTLTIALIGEADLQILRRDRARPGDGIFVTGTLGDAALGWRLLAGQLEASPAARRMLVKRYLAPTARLAAGLRLARLTPAPAAIDISDGLLQDLGHILRQSGCGALVQTDRIPRSAAYRAVAGECLDHALSGGEDYELLFCMATHHSEAELSRRLGVQVTRIGEILPRRAGLRLRDAHDQPVATSVLRGWDQLRAHEPVA